The following are from one region of the Pseudazoarcus pumilus genome:
- a CDS encoding MFS transporter, whose amino-acid sequence MIRTSRAGRQEIFGWAMFDFANQAYTLLIITVIFGDLYTRVVVGDAPDYRIGNLMWSLALCLSYLLVVLSAPLLGTVMDHARAKKRLLFASYVATVATTALLYFVAPGWMWLGFFLIVFSNTAYAIGESFIASFLPFLGGPGEQGKVSGFGWALGYAGGLLAAIFALVFLGEVSTENFERVRWVGPFAAAFFLVAAIPTFLWLREPDIGVRRPLSGGVVAAGYARLRETIRTAAQYPDLRRVFISILFAMAGVYVIIAFAFIYGAQVVGWSEGTRTAMFVVVQLTALAGALGFGWLQDRFGGRRTYAMTLVLWVIAILAIYFVAELTVLLNTALETDFETEQVFLVAGLLSGLSLGSSQSVGRALVGAFSPPERAAELFGFWGLFSKLAAIFGIFGVGLLQLAFGLQGAVLFCIVLFVAALVPLAGVDEARGISVAHGEPAVD is encoded by the coding sequence ATGATCCGCACTTCCCGCGCCGGCCGCCAGGAAATCTTCGGCTGGGCGATGTTCGATTTCGCCAACCAGGCCTACACCCTGCTGATCATCACGGTGATCTTCGGTGACCTGTACACGCGCGTCGTCGTCGGCGACGCGCCCGATTACCGCATCGGCAACCTGATGTGGAGCCTCGCGCTGTGCCTGTCCTATCTGCTGGTGGTGCTCTCGGCGCCACTGCTGGGCACCGTCATGGACCATGCACGCGCGAAGAAGCGCCTGCTCTTCGCCAGCTATGTCGCGACCGTGGCGACCACCGCACTGCTGTACTTCGTGGCACCGGGCTGGATGTGGCTGGGCTTTTTCCTGATCGTATTTTCGAACACCGCCTACGCAATCGGCGAATCCTTCATCGCGAGCTTTTTGCCCTTTCTCGGCGGGCCCGGCGAACAGGGCAAGGTATCCGGCTTCGGCTGGGCACTGGGCTATGCCGGCGGACTGCTTGCCGCGATATTCGCACTGGTGTTCCTGGGTGAAGTCAGCACCGAGAACTTCGAACGCGTTCGCTGGGTCGGGCCGTTCGCCGCCGCCTTCTTTCTGGTGGCGGCCATCCCCACCTTCCTGTGGCTGCGTGAACCGGACATCGGCGTGCGGCGCCCGCTCAGCGGTGGGGTGGTTGCCGCCGGCTATGCGCGCCTGCGAGAAACCATACGCACGGCCGCGCAATACCCGGACCTGCGTCGGGTGTTCATCTCCATCCTGTTCGCGATGGCCGGCGTGTACGTGATCATCGCCTTCGCCTTCATCTACGGCGCGCAGGTCGTGGGTTGGAGCGAGGGCACGCGCACGGCAATGTTCGTCGTCGTGCAGCTCACTGCGCTGGCCGGGGCACTGGGTTTCGGCTGGCTGCAGGATCGCTTCGGCGGCAGGCGTACCTATGCGATGACGCTGGTGCTGTGGGTGATCGCGATCCTCGCGATCTACTTCGTCGCGGAACTGACGGTCCTGCTCAACACCGCCCTCGAAACGGACTTCGAAACCGAACAGGTATTCCTGGTCGCAGGCCTGCTCTCGGGCCTGAGCCTGGGTTCGAGTCAGTCGGTCGGGCGCGCGCTGGTGGGCGCATTCTCGCCGCCCGAACGGGCGGCGGAGCTGTTCGGATTCTGGGGACTGTTCTCCAAGCTCGCCGCGATCTTCGGCATCTTCGGCGTCGGACTGCTGCAGCTGGCCTTCGGCCTGCAGGGCGCGGTGCTGTTCTGCATCGTGCTGTTCGTCGCGGCGCTGGTGCCGCTGGCCGGAGTCGACGAGGCACGCGGCATCTCCGTCGCGCACGGCGAGCCGGCTGTCGACTAG
- the rsmG gene encoding 16S rRNA (guanine(527)-N(7))-methyltransferase RsmG: MSEAALLDRGLPDLGLDLSPDARTRLLAFAALLGKWNRVYNLTAIRSPEQAITHHLLDSLAVLPHLGQIARLADIGSGGGLPGIPLAIARPELEITSIETVGKKASFQQQAQIELGLANFAPLHARVEDVQPDAPCDAVISRAFSEIADFVRLTRHLLAPGGRFLAMKGVYPRDELAALPDGVRVVETLPLAVPGLDAERHLIILERD, translated from the coding sequence ATGAGCGAAGCGGCCCTGCTGGACCGTGGCCTCCCGGATCTCGGGCTCGACCTTTCCCCCGATGCGCGTACCCGCCTGCTCGCTTTCGCGGCGTTGCTGGGCAAGTGGAACCGCGTCTACAACCTCACCGCCATCCGCTCGCCCGAACAGGCCATTACTCATCATCTGCTCGACTCGCTGGCCGTGCTGCCCCATCTGGGCCAGATCGCGCGGCTGGCCGACATCGGTTCCGGCGGCGGCCTGCCCGGCATCCCTCTGGCCATCGCCCGGCCTGAGCTGGAAATCACTTCGATCGAGACCGTCGGAAAAAAGGCCAGCTTCCAGCAGCAGGCGCAGATCGAACTGGGCCTGGCCAACTTTGCCCCGCTGCATGCGCGCGTCGAAGACGTGCAGCCGGACGCGCCGTGCGATGCGGTGATCTCGCGCGCCTTCTCGGAGATTGCCGACTTCGTCCGACTCACCCGTCATCTGCTGGCGCCCGGCGGTCGTTTCCTGGCGATGAAAGGCGTGTATCCTCGGGACGAACTCGCAGCCCTGCCCGATGGCGTGCGCGTCGTCGAGACGCTGCCGCTCGCGGTGCCCGGGCTGGATGCCGAACGACACCTGATCATCCTGGAACGGGACTGA
- a CDS encoding F0F1 ATP synthase subunit B — MNLNATLIAQIVVFFILGWFTMKFVWPPIMKALDERAAKIADGLAAADKAKSDLERAEKKAVDEMRKARESAGDVRAAAEKQAAKLIEEARGEAARMVEQARTAAEKEAGAAMQRAKDDLREQVAVLAVSGAEKILRREIDAKAHAELLANLKKELH, encoded by the coding sequence GTGAATCTGAACGCAACCCTGATAGCCCAGATCGTTGTGTTCTTCATTCTCGGCTGGTTCACGATGAAGTTCGTGTGGCCGCCGATCATGAAGGCACTCGACGAGCGCGCGGCGAAGATCGCCGACGGGCTGGCAGCTGCGGACAAGGCCAAATCCGACCTCGAGCGTGCCGAAAAGAAAGCCGTCGACGAGATGCGCAAGGCGCGCGAATCGGCAGGCGATGTCCGTGCGGCTGCGGAAAAGCAGGCCGCCAAGCTGATCGAAGAGGCGCGTGGCGAAGCTGCACGCATGGTCGAGCAGGCGCGTACCGCGGCCGAGAAGGAAGCCGGTGCGGCGATGCAGCGCGCCAAGGATGATCTGCGCGAGCAGGTCGCCGTGCTCGCGGTGTCCGGCGCCGAGAAGATCCTGCGCCGCGAGATCGACGCCAAGGCGCACGCCGAGCTGCTTGCCAACCTGAAGAAGGAACTGCACTAA
- the atpG gene encoding F0F1 ATP synthase subunit gamma, with the protein MASGKEIRTKIKSVQNTRKITKAMEMVAASKMRKAQERMRGARPYAEKIRQLAANLSDANVADYRHPFVVRKAEGKKIGLIIVTSDKGLCGGLNTNIQRIVINAMKQWEGSGASEIRVCCIGNKGLGFMQRIGAQVVSHITQLGDTPHLDKIIGPMKVVLDAFREEELDTVYLAYTRFVNTMKQEPVLEQLLPVTGEQLGTPDASWDYLYEPTPEAVVDELLIRYVETLVYQGVVENMASEQSARMVAMKAASDNAKTVIGDLQLVYNKTRQAAITKELSEIVGGAAAV; encoded by the coding sequence ATGGCAAGCGGTAAGGAAATCCGGACCAAGATCAAGAGCGTCCAGAACACGCGCAAGATCACCAAGGCGATGGAGATGGTCGCCGCGTCCAAGATGCGCAAGGCGCAGGAGCGGATGCGTGGCGCCCGTCCCTACGCCGAGAAGATCCGCCAGCTCGCCGCCAACCTGTCCGACGCGAACGTGGCCGACTACCGCCATCCGTTCGTCGTGCGCAAGGCCGAAGGCAAGAAGATCGGCCTGATCATCGTGACGTCCGACAAGGGGCTGTGTGGGGGTCTGAACACCAACATCCAGCGCATCGTCATCAACGCGATGAAGCAGTGGGAAGGCAGTGGCGCTTCCGAGATCCGTGTGTGCTGCATCGGCAACAAGGGCCTGGGCTTCATGCAGCGCATCGGCGCGCAGGTCGTGTCGCACATCACCCAGCTCGGTGACACGCCGCACCTCGACAAGATCATCGGCCCGATGAAGGTCGTGCTCGATGCCTTCCGCGAGGAAGAGCTCGATACCGTCTATCTCGCCTACACCCGCTTCGTGAATACCATGAAGCAGGAGCCGGTGCTCGAACAGCTGCTGCCGGTGACCGGCGAGCAGCTCGGCACGCCGGACGCGTCCTGGGACTACCTCTACGAGCCCACGCCGGAGGCCGTCGTCGACGAGTTGCTGATTCGCTACGTCGAGACGCTCGTCTATCAGGGCGTGGTCGAGAACATGGCGTCCGAGCAGAGCGCGCGCATGGTGGCGATGAAGGCCGCTTCGGACAACGCAAAGACTGTCATCGGCGACTTGCAGCTGGTCTACAACAAGACCCGCCAGGCCGCGATCACCAAGGAACTTTCGGAGATCGTCGGCGGCGCAGCCGCGGTGTAA
- the atpA gene encoding F0F1 ATP synthase subunit alpha, which produces MQLNPSEISELIKSRIQDLKLSASSRSEGTVVSVTDGITRVHGLADVMQGEMLEFPGDTFGLALNLERDSVGAVILGDYEHIREGDTVKATGRILEVPVGPELLGRVVNALGQPIDGKGPINAKLTDKIEKVAPGVIAREGVSQPMQTGLKSIDSMVPIGRGQRELIIGDRQTGKTAVAVDAIINQKGQNMVCVYVAIGQKASTIANVVRQLEEHGALEYTIIVAASASESAAMQYLSAYAGCTMGEYFRDRGEDALIVYDDLTKQAWAYRQVSLLLRRPPGREAYPGDVFYLHSRLLERAARVNADYVEKFTEGKVKGQTGSLTALPIIETQAGDVSAFVPTNVISITDGQIFLETDLFNAGVRPAINAGISVSRVGGSAQTKVIKKLSGGIRTDLAQYRELAAFAQFASDLDAATRRQLERGRRVTELMKQAQFAPLSIAQLAITLFAISKGYFDDVEVNRVLALETALHKHVEDQHGKLFNSILEKAQLDADGEKELSEAIEAFKKTWS; this is translated from the coding sequence ATGCAACTCAACCCCTCTGAAATCAGTGAACTGATTAAGAGCCGGATCCAGGACCTCAAGCTGAGCGCGTCCTCGCGCAGCGAAGGCACGGTGGTCTCGGTGACCGACGGCATCACCCGCGTACACGGCCTGGCCGACGTCATGCAGGGCGAAATGCTGGAATTTCCGGGCGACACCTTCGGCCTGGCGCTCAACCTCGAGCGCGACTCGGTCGGTGCGGTCATCCTCGGCGACTACGAGCACATCCGCGAAGGCGACACGGTCAAGGCGACCGGCCGCATCCTGGAAGTGCCGGTCGGCCCCGAGCTGCTCGGACGCGTGGTCAACGCGCTGGGTCAGCCGATCGACGGCAAGGGCCCGATCAACGCCAAGCTCACCGACAAGATCGAGAAGGTCGCCCCCGGCGTCATCGCCCGTGAGGGCGTTTCGCAGCCGATGCAGACCGGTCTCAAGTCGATCGACTCGATGGTGCCCATCGGTCGTGGCCAGCGCGAGCTGATCATCGGCGACCGCCAGACCGGCAAGACCGCCGTGGCCGTCGACGCGATCATCAACCAGAAAGGCCAGAACATGGTCTGCGTCTACGTGGCCATTGGCCAGAAGGCGTCGACCATCGCCAACGTGGTTCGCCAGCTCGAAGAGCACGGTGCGCTCGAGTACACCATCATCGTCGCCGCATCGGCTTCGGAATCGGCCGCCATGCAGTACCTGTCGGCCTACGCCGGCTGCACCATGGGCGAGTACTTCCGCGACCGTGGCGAAGACGCGCTGATCGTCTATGACGACCTCACCAAGCAGGCCTGGGCCTATCGCCAGGTTTCGCTGCTGCTGCGTCGTCCGCCGGGCCGCGAAGCCTACCCGGGTGACGTGTTCTACCTGCACTCCCGTTTGCTCGAACGCGCTGCGCGCGTCAACGCCGACTACGTCGAGAAGTTCACCGAAGGCAAGGTCAAGGGCCAGACCGGCTCGCTGACCGCGCTGCCGATCATCGAGACCCAGGCCGGTGACGTGTCCGCCTTCGTGCCGACCAACGTGATCTCGATTACCGACGGTCAGATCTTCCTCGAGACCGACCTGTTCAACGCCGGTGTGCGTCCCGCCATCAACGCCGGTATCTCGGTGTCGCGTGTGGGCGGTTCGGCCCAGACCAAGGTCATCAAGAAGCTCTCCGGTGGTATCCGTACCGACCTCGCGCAGTATCGCGAACTGGCCGCCTTCGCCCAGTTCGCCTCGGACCTGGACGCCGCGACGCGTCGTCAGCTCGAGCGTGGCCGCCGCGTCACCGAGCTGATGAAGCAGGCGCAGTTCGCGCCGCTGTCGATCGCCCAGCTCGCGATCACGCTGTTCGCGATCAGCAAAGGCTACTTCGACGACGTCGAGGTCAACCGTGTGCTGGCGCTGGAAACCGCACTGCACAAGCACGTCGAAGATCAGCACGGCAAGCTCTTCAACAGCATTCTCGAGAAGGCGCAGCTCGATGCCGACGGCGAGAAGGAGCTCAGCGAGGCGATCGAGGCGTTCAAGAAGACCTGGTCCTGA
- the atpE gene encoding F0F1 ATP synthase subunit C, which translates to MEVTLGYVALAAGLIIGLGAIGACIGIGIMGSKYLEASARQPELMNALQTKMFLLAGLIDAAFLIGVGIAMMFAFANPFVV; encoded by the coding sequence ATGGAAGTCACCCTGGGTTACGTCGCGCTGGCTGCTGGTCTGATCATCGGTTTGGGCGCCATCGGCGCATGCATCGGCATCGGCATCATGGGCAGCAAGTACCTCGAGGCGTCCGCGCGTCAGCCGGAGCTGATGAACGCCCTGCAGACCAAGATGTTCCTGCTCGCCGGCCTGATCGACGCTGCGTTCCTGATCGGTGTCGGTATCGCGATGATGTTCGCCTTCGCCAACCCGTTCGTCGTCTGA
- the atpB gene encoding F0F1 ATP synthase subunit A, producing the protein MATGHAPTASEYVTHHLTNLNQTGHAQEAIVDWSYINLDSVFWGFGLGALTVFILWRVAQKATSGVPGRFQGFFEIMIEMVNDQAKNIIHSAESRKFVAPVALTVFIWVFLMNFMDLLPVDLIPMAWGGALVSMGFVEHAGEAYMRVVPTADINIPMGMAISVLLMCVYYNIKIKGFGGWVHELFTAPFGAHPLLWPVNFVMQMIEFLAKTVSHGLRLFGNLFAGELLFVLIALLGSTATVFGFLGHLVAGSIWAIFHVLIIVLQAFIFMMLTLVYVGQAHEGH; encoded by the coding sequence ATGGCTACTGGGCACGCTCCTACCGCATCCGAGTACGTAACGCACCACCTGACCAACCTCAATCAGACGGGGCACGCGCAAGAGGCCATCGTCGACTGGAGCTACATCAACCTCGATTCGGTGTTCTGGGGTTTCGGTCTGGGCGCGCTGACGGTGTTCATCCTGTGGCGCGTCGCGCAGAAGGCCACTTCGGGTGTTCCGGGCCGCTTCCAGGGTTTCTTCGAGATAATGATCGAGATGGTCAACGATCAGGCCAAGAACATCATCCACAGTGCCGAGTCGCGCAAGTTCGTGGCACCCGTGGCGCTGACCGTGTTCATCTGGGTGTTCCTGATGAACTTCATGGACCTGCTTCCGGTTGACCTGATTCCGATGGCCTGGGGCGGCGCGCTCGTTTCGATGGGCTTCGTCGAGCACGCCGGCGAGGCCTACATGCGTGTCGTTCCGACCGCCGACATCAACATCCCGATGGGCATGGCGATCTCGGTGCTGTTGATGTGCGTCTACTACAACATCAAGATCAAGGGCTTCGGTGGCTGGGTGCACGAGTTGTTCACCGCCCCGTTCGGTGCCCATCCGCTGCTGTGGCCGGTGAACTTCGTCATGCAGATGATCGAGTTCCTCGCCAAGACCGTCTCGCACGGCCTGCGGCTGTTCGGCAACCTGTTCGCCGGCGAGCTGCTGTTCGTGCTGATTGCGCTGCTGGGCAGCACGGCCACCGTGTTCGGCTTCCTGGGTCACCTCGTCGCAGGTTCGATCTGGGCGATCTTCCACGTGCTGATCATCGTGCTGCAGGCCTTCATCTTCATGATGCTGACCCTGGTGTACGTCGGTCAGGCGCATGAAGGCCATTGA
- a CDS encoding F0F1 ATP synthase subunit epsilon, translating to MAMTVHVDVVSAEEQLFSGLAEFVVLPGEAGELGILPGHMPLLTRIRPGAVRVKLADKDEEELIFVAGGLLEVQPGLVTVLADTAIRGADLDEAKALEAKRLAEEALHDRGAQIDYAKAQAELMEAIAQIQAIQKMKKRGH from the coding sequence ATGGCCATGACTGTTCACGTGGACGTCGTCAGTGCAGAGGAACAGTTGTTCTCCGGACTGGCGGAATTCGTCGTCCTGCCCGGTGAAGCCGGCGAACTGGGCATTCTGCCCGGCCACATGCCGCTGCTCACGCGCATCCGCCCCGGCGCGGTACGCGTCAAGCTCGCCGACAAGGATGAGGAAGAACTGATCTTCGTCGCCGGCGGTCTGCTCGAAGTGCAGCCGGGTCTGGTGACGGTGCTCGCCGACACCGCGATCCGCGGTGCGGATCTGGACGAAGCCAAGGCGCTGGAGGCCAAGCGGCTTGCCGAAGAGGCGTTGCACGATCGAGGCGCGCAGATCGACTACGCCAAGGCCCAGGCCGAACTGATGGAGGCGATCGCGCAGATCCAGGCGATCCAGAAGATGAAGAAGCGCGGTCACTGA
- a CDS encoding ParA family protein, translating to MARIFCVANQKGGVGKTTTCVNLAAALHEAGQRTLLIDLDPQGNATMGSGVDKRELGHSVYHALVGIAALAEVRVKSPSGGFDVLPANRDLAGAEVELVDLERRETRLRDLLEPHADDYDFILVDCPPSLSMLTLNGLCTAHGVIIPMQCEYYALEGLSDLVNTIKKVHANLNRDLKIIGLLRVMYDPRMTLQQQVSDQLEGHFGDKVFTTIVPRNVRLAEAPSYGIPGVLYDRSAKGAQAYQAFAQEMIERVRTL from the coding sequence ATGGCAAGAATCTTCTGTGTCGCCAACCAGAAGGGCGGCGTCGGAAAGACCACCACCTGCGTGAACCTCGCGGCCGCGCTGCATGAGGCCGGCCAGCGCACCTTGCTGATCGACCTCGATCCGCAGGGCAACGCCACCATGGGCAGCGGGGTCGACAAGCGCGAACTGGGCCACTCGGTCTATCACGCGCTGGTGGGTATCGCCGCGCTGGCGGAAGTGCGCGTCAAGTCGCCCTCGGGCGGCTTCGACGTACTGCCCGCCAACCGCGACCTGGCCGGTGCCGAGGTCGAACTGGTCGATCTGGAGCGCCGCGAGACCCGTCTGCGCGACCTGCTCGAACCGCATGCGGACGATTACGACTTCATCCTCGTGGACTGCCCGCCGTCGCTGTCGATGCTCACGCTCAACGGCCTGTGCACCGCGCACGGTGTGATCATCCCGATGCAGTGCGAGTACTACGCGCTCGAAGGGCTGTCCGACCTGGTCAATACCATCAAGAAGGTGCACGCCAACCTCAACCGCGATCTCAAGATCATCGGCCTGCTGCGCGTCATGTACGATCCGCGCATGACGCTGCAGCAGCAGGTCTCGGATCAGCTCGAGGGGCACTTCGGCGACAAGGTGTTCACCACCATCGTGCCGCGCAACGTCCGCCTGGCCGAGGCTCCGAGCTACGGTATTCCCGGCGTGCTCTACGACCGCAGCGCCAAGGGTGCGCAGGCCTATCAGGCCTTCGCGCAGGAAATGATCGAACGGGTGAGGACGCTGTGA
- a CDS encoding ParB/RepB/Spo0J family partition protein, whose protein sequence is MTPPKPKGLGRGLDALLSGNRDEEDKGELQTLAVGSLQPGKYQPRTRMDPGSLDELAASIRSQGVMQPILVRPVGVDRYEIIAGERRWRAAQLADLGYVPCLVRPIPDEAALAMSLIENIQRENLNPLEEAAGIQRLIDEFGMSHQQAADAVGRSRPAASNLLRLLNLATQVQELLMAGDIDMGHARAMLPLDAASQIQVANLVAAKGTSVRETEQLVYRMLNPRDKKVAPAPDRDLLRLQEELADTLGATVKIRANRKGAGELSIRFGDLDQLDGLLSRLR, encoded by the coding sequence ATGACACCACCAAAACCGAAAGGCCTCGGCCGCGGCCTGGACGCGCTGCTCTCGGGCAACCGCGACGAAGAGGACAAGGGCGAGCTGCAGACGCTGGCCGTGGGCAGCCTGCAGCCGGGCAAGTACCAGCCACGGACGCGCATGGATCCGGGCTCGCTCGACGAGCTGGCCGCATCGATCCGATCGCAGGGCGTGATGCAGCCCATCCTGGTGCGCCCCGTCGGTGTCGACCGCTACGAGATCATTGCCGGTGAGCGTCGTTGGCGTGCCGCGCAGCTGGCCGATCTGGGCTACGTGCCGTGTCTGGTGCGTCCGATTCCGGACGAGGCCGCGCTGGCGATGTCGCTCATCGAGAACATCCAGCGGGAGAACCTCAATCCGCTCGAGGAGGCCGCCGGCATCCAGCGCCTGATCGACGAGTTCGGCATGTCCCACCAGCAGGCGGCCGATGCGGTGGGCCGTTCGCGCCCGGCCGCAAGCAACCTGCTGCGCCTGCTCAATCTCGCCACCCAGGTGCAGGAACTGCTGATGGCCGGCGACATCGACATGGGCCACGCGCGCGCCATGCTGCCGCTCGATGCGGCGAGCCAGATCCAGGTCGCCAATCTGGTGGCCGCCAAGGGAACGTCGGTGCGCGAGACCGAGCAGCTGGTCTATCGCATGCTCAATCCGCGCGACAAGAAGGTCGCGCCGGCGCCGGACCGCGACCTGCTGCGTCTGCAGGAAGAGCTTGCCGATACGCTGGGCGCGACCGTGAAGATCCGCGCCAACCGCAAGGGCGCGGGCGAGCTGTCGATCCGCTTCGGCGATCTGGACCAGCTCGACGGTCTACTCTCGCGCCTGCGCTAG
- the atpD gene encoding F0F1 ATP synthase subunit beta encodes MSTGSIVQCIGAVVDIEFPRDAMPKVYNALKLDSAGNDSGIVEAGLTFEVQQQIGDGVVRTIAMGSTDGLRRGMSVSDTGAQISVPVGEGTLGRIMDVLGRPIDEAGEIKSDELRPIHAKAPKFDELSPSVELLETGIKVIDLICPFAKGGKVGLFGGAGVGKTVNMMELINNIAKQHAGLSVFAGVGERTREGNDFYHEMKDSNVLDKVAMVFGQMNEPPGNRLRVALTGLTMAERFRDDGRDILFFVDNIYRYTLAGTEVSALLGRMPSAVGYQPTLAEEMGRLQERITSTKVGSITSIQAVYVPADDLTDPSPATTFLHLDSTVVLSRDIAALGIYPAVDPLDSTSRQLDPLVVGEEHYDVARQVQQTLQRYKELRDIIAILGMDELSPEDKLAVGRARKIQRFLSQPFHVAEVFTGAPGKYVTLKDTINGFKKIVSGECDQLPEQAFYMVGTIEEAEEKAKKL; translated from the coding sequence ATGAGTACTGGTTCGATCGTTCAGTGTATCGGCGCCGTGGTGGATATCGAGTTCCCGCGCGACGCGATGCCCAAGGTGTACAACGCCCTCAAGCTCGACAGCGCCGGCAACGACAGCGGCATCGTCGAAGCGGGCCTGACCTTCGAGGTGCAGCAGCAGATCGGCGACGGCGTGGTGCGCACCATCGCCATGGGTTCGACCGATGGCCTGCGTCGCGGCATGTCGGTTTCCGACACCGGCGCGCAGATTTCCGTGCCGGTCGGCGAAGGCACGCTGGGTCGCATCATGGACGTGCTCGGTCGCCCGATCGACGAGGCCGGCGAGATCAAGTCCGACGAGCTGCGCCCGATTCACGCCAAGGCGCCCAAGTTCGACGAGCTCTCCCCGTCGGTGGAACTGCTCGAGACCGGCATCAAGGTCATCGACCTGATCTGCCCGTTCGCCAAGGGCGGCAAGGTCGGCCTGTTCGGCGGCGCCGGCGTGGGCAAGACCGTCAACATGATGGAACTGATCAACAACATCGCCAAGCAGCACGCGGGCCTGTCGGTGTTCGCCGGTGTGGGCGAGCGTACCCGTGAGGGCAACGACTTCTACCACGAGATGAAGGACTCCAACGTTCTCGACAAGGTCGCGATGGTGTTCGGTCAGATGAACGAGCCTCCGGGCAACCGTCTGCGCGTGGCGCTGACCGGTCTGACCATGGCCGAGCGTTTCCGCGACGATGGCCGTGACATCCTGTTCTTCGTCGACAACATCTACCGCTACACGCTGGCCGGTACCGAAGTGTCCGCGCTGCTCGGCCGCATGCCGTCGGCGGTGGGCTACCAGCCGACGCTGGCCGAGGAAATGGGCCGCCTGCAGGAGCGCATCACCTCCACCAAGGTCGGCTCGATCACGTCGATCCAGGCCGTGTATGTGCCCGCGGACGACCTCACCGACCCGTCGCCCGCGACGACCTTCCTGCACCTGGACTCCACCGTCGTGCTGTCGCGTGACATCGCCGCCCTGGGTATCTACCCGGCGGTCGATCCGCTCGACTCCACCAGCCGTCAGCTCGATCCGCTGGTGGTCGGCGAGGAGCATTACGACGTGGCCCGTCAGGTTCAGCAGACGCTGCAGCGCTACAAGGAACTGCGCGACATCATCGCGATTCTCGGCATGGACGAGCTCTCGCCGGAAGACAAGCTGGCGGTGGGCCGCGCGCGCAAGATCCAGCGCTTCCTGTCGCAGCCCTTCCACGTCGCCGAGGTGTTCACGGGCGCGCCGGGCAAGTACGTGACGCTCAAGGACACGATCAACGGGTTCAAGAAGATCGTCAGCGGCGAATGCGATCAGCTCCCCGAGCAGGCCTTCTACATGGTCGGCACCATCGAGGAAGCCGAGGAAAAGGCCAAGAAGCTCTAA
- a CDS encoding ATP synthase subunit I: MTGFSAAGGGVSRCLQAKGHVESGLPADLRDPRSGGPGGRFFRGAWRHFCGPRGLVCVVPNALFALRMKALSSRSGGPGTAMAFVVGEFFKIVAIVGLLVLIGLGYPDLHWGALFIGLILALKANLFAFLVKT, encoded by the coding sequence TTGACCGGATTTTCAGCCGCAGGTGGCGGGGTTTCCCGGTGCCTGCAGGCCAAAGGCCATGTTGAAAGCGGTTTACCTGCAGATTTGCGCGACCCTCGCAGCGGCGGCCCTGGCGGCCGTTTTTTTCGGGGTGCATGGCGCCATTTCTGCGGCCCTCGGGGGCTGGTGTGCGTCGTTCCGAACGCACTGTTCGCGTTGCGCATGAAGGCCTTGTCCTCGCGCTCCGGTGGGCCAGGTACCGCGATGGCCTTCGTCGTCGGCGAGTTCTTCAAGATCGTCGCGATCGTGGGTTTGTTGGTGCTGATCGGTCTCGGTTATCCGGATCTCCATTGGGGGGCTCTGTTCATCGGGCTGATCCTGGCGCTCAAGGCGAATTTGTTTGCTTTTCTGGTGAAGACTTAA
- a CDS encoding F0F1 ATP synthase subunit delta codes for MAENLTIARPYADAAFEQAKAEKALGQWLDLLDRLSAIVSDEAMQAAVRDPKLTDEQVCALVTGVAGEGLGADQQNFVRILVENDRLQVLPQIRDLFVQKKNGHEGVLEADVSSAFPLDDAARAKLQKDLEAHFKAKLNVHVRVDPELIGGVRIAVGDDVIDTSVRGKLANMAAALKN; via the coding sequence ATGGCCGAGAACCTCACCATCGCGCGCCCCTACGCGGACGCCGCGTTCGAGCAGGCGAAGGCGGAAAAGGCACTGGGGCAGTGGCTCGACCTGCTCGATCGCCTGTCCGCCATCGTTTCGGACGAGGCCATGCAGGCCGCCGTCCGCGATCCGAAGCTCACCGACGAACAGGTGTGCGCCCTGGTCACGGGCGTCGCCGGCGAGGGGCTCGGTGCCGACCAGCAGAACTTCGTCCGCATCCTGGTCGAGAACGACCGTCTGCAGGTGCTGCCCCAGATCCGCGACCTGTTCGTGCAGAAGAAGAACGGGCACGAAGGGGTGCTCGAAGCCGACGTCAGTTCCGCCTTCCCGCTCGACGACGCCGCGCGCGCCAAGCTCCAGAAAGACCTCGAAGCCCACTTCAAGGCCAAGCTGAACGTCCACGTGCGCGTGGATCCGGAGCTCATCGGCGGCGTGCGCATCGCGGTCGGCGACGACGTCATCGACACCTCGGTCCGCGGAAAGCTCGCGAACATGGCCGCTGCGCTCAAGAACTAG